One Rattus norvegicus strain BN/NHsdMcwi chromosome 20, GRCr8, whole genome shotgun sequence DNA segment encodes these proteins:
- the LOC100911055 gene encoding transforming growth factor beta regulator 1-like produces the protein MSVLSGLASEPRTPLSSKARMKRLPKKNQNEKYRLKYLRLRRAAKATVFENAVCDEIARLEEKFLKAKEERRYLLKKLLQIHALTEGEPQAAAPSHSSSLPLAYGVTSSVGTIQGAGPSTGAEEPFAKKSKKEKKEKGKENSKLEVLKKTSKRKKMEGNARKLVRPIALDPSGQPVFPIGLGGLTVYSLGEIITNRPGFHDENAIYPVGYCSTRVYASMKCPDQKCLYTCQIKDGGVQPQFEIVPEDDPRNTIVGSSADACYEELLRAISAATGKLMPNPLSCGADFFGFSHPTIHNLIQSCPEAQNCVNYQWVKFDACKPRKGQLSQELPENDAAMSLEAFPTQTFDDDHEDSILPGSLDLPELQHEAFVSSYQPEFLTHEPLVDTDLQHLKSPSQCSPIQSSD, from the coding sequence ATGAGCGTGTTGAGCGGCCTGGCTTCCGAGCCGCGCACCCCGCTGTCCAGCAAGGCCAGGATGAAAAGGCTCCCGAAGAAGAACCAGAATGAGAAGTACCGGTTGAAGTACCTGCGGCTGCGCAGAGCAGCTAAGGCCACGGTGTTTGAGAATGCTGTTTGTGATGAAATTGCTCGTCTTGAGGAAAAATTCCTTAaagcaaaggaggaaagaagataCTTGCTGAAGAAGCTCCTCCAGATCCATGCTCTAACTGAAGGGGAACCACAGGCTGCCGCTCCTTCCCACAGCTCCAGTTTGCCCCTGGCTTATGGTGTCACCAGCTCTGTGGGAACCATCCAGGGAGCCGGGCCCAGCACTGGGGCCGAGGAACCATTTGCGAAGAAAtccaagaaggagaagaaagaaaagggcaaaGAGAACAGCAAACTGGAAGTGCTGAAGAAAACatccaagagaaagaaaatggagggaaATGCTCGCAAGCTGGTCCGGCCCATTGCCCTGGATCCCTCAGGACAGCCTGTGTTCCCCATCGGACTAGGGGGTCTGACAGTATATAGCCTGGGGGAGATCATCACCAACCGACCCGGCTTCCATGATGAGAATGCCATCTATCCTGTGGGCTACTGCAGCACTCGAGTGTACGCCAGCATGAAGTGCCCAGACCAGAAGTGCCTATATACCTGTCAGATCAAGGATGGCGGTGTACAGCCTCAGTTTGAAATCGTTCCTGAAGATGACCCCCGGAATACCATCGTTGGCTCCTCTGCAGATGCCTGTTACGAAGAACTGCTCAGGGCCATCAGTGCCGCAACGGGGAAACTGATGCCTAACCCACTTTCATGTGGCGCCGACTTCTTTGGGTTTTCTCATCCAACCATCCATAACCTGATTCAGAGTTGTCCAGAAGCTCAGAACTGCGTCAATTACCAGTGGGTGAAATTCGATGCGTGCAAACCCAGGAAGGGGCAGCTCTCTCAGGAGCTGCCAGAGAATGATGCAGCTATGAGCCTTGAAGCCTTTCCGACACAGACGTTTGATGATGACCATGAGGATTCCATTCTGCCAGGCTCCCTGGACCTGCCTGAGCTTCAGCATGAAGCCTTCGTGTCGTCTTACCAGCCCGAGTTCCTGACACATGAACCCTTGGTTGACACTGACCTGCAGCACCTCAAGTCTCCATCCCAGTGTAGCCCAATTCAGTCTTCAGACTGA